In Salinibacterium sp. ZJ70, one DNA window encodes the following:
- a CDS encoding 3-hydroxyacyl-CoA dehydrogenase family protein, which yields MKRYARLAIVGAGYMGGGIAQTLAQSGVHCTLLDAVDGAAAARRDQIISSAPQLVADGFLDADAAERLTSHLHASDDFDAVLAESDFVFEVVFERIDVKHDVLARIEKAAGPDTVIATNTSAIPIGELATVLERPERFLGVHWFNPAPLLPGIEIIPHATTDHSVIPGIIEMLRAAGKEPAVVSDTPGFVCNRLQFALFREAARMVEDGHAEPAEIDKIVRASFGFRLALYGPFAVADMAGLDVYANSYVSLEAALGDRFTVPPSLKERVDAGDLGIKTGGGYLGLSEEEAAQLVHDRDRAYLQLGKLRTELSGETTT from the coding sequence GTGAAGCGATACGCACGGCTCGCCATTGTCGGAGCGGGCTACATGGGCGGCGGAATCGCGCAGACGCTTGCGCAGTCCGGCGTTCACTGCACGCTCCTCGACGCCGTCGACGGCGCCGCCGCGGCGCGTCGCGACCAGATCATCTCCTCCGCGCCGCAGCTGGTCGCCGACGGCTTCCTGGATGCCGACGCCGCGGAGCGCCTCACCTCCCACCTGCACGCGAGCGACGACTTCGACGCCGTGCTGGCTGAGTCCGATTTCGTCTTCGAGGTCGTGTTCGAGCGCATCGACGTCAAGCACGACGTGCTCGCGCGCATCGAGAAGGCCGCAGGCCCCGACACCGTCATCGCGACCAACACCTCCGCCATCCCGATCGGCGAGCTCGCGACCGTGCTCGAGCGACCGGAGCGCTTCCTCGGCGTGCACTGGTTCAACCCCGCGCCGCTGCTCCCGGGCATCGAGATCATCCCTCACGCCACCACGGATCACAGCGTCATCCCCGGCATCATCGAGATGCTCCGTGCGGCGGGCAAGGAGCCGGCCGTCGTCTCCGACACCCCCGGATTCGTCTGCAACCGCCTGCAGTTCGCCCTCTTCCGCGAAGCGGCGCGCATGGTCGAAGACGGCCACGCCGAGCCGGCCGAGATCGACAAGATCGTGCGCGCCTCGTTCGGATTCCGCCTCGCGCTCTACGGGCCCTTCGCCGTCGCCGACATGGCGGGCCTCGACGTGTACGCGAACTCCTACGTCTCGCTCGAAGCGGCGCTCGGCGACCGCTTCACCGTGCCGCCCTCGCTCAAGGAGCGCGTCGACGCCGGAGATCTCGGCATCAAGACCGGCGGCGGATATCTTGGGCTCTCCGAAGAAGAAGCCGCGCAGCTCGTGCATGATCGCGATCGCGCCTACCTGCAGCTCGGCAAGCTTCGCACCGAGCTGAGCGGAGAGACCACCACATGA
- a CDS encoding TRAP transporter small permease, whose product MSDDDRWIAQPANMTKGFLAGVDRVVAILCIVGFSSMAVVIAIQVVARYAFNSPTIWSEELAISLFVWSTMLAIPLGLRRGEHLTLDVLGKYLPAKTTRWVALITALTTGAVMLFLGYLTLSLLGPADRQLLAGIAGGLGIQAKVSWVYLAVPVGGVLSAVFATERAIQFFRGRLDALVVDADQAVIDELDAELGDTGSASTTSTKEN is encoded by the coding sequence ATGTCCGACGACGATCGCTGGATCGCCCAGCCAGCGAACATGACCAAGGGATTCCTCGCCGGCGTCGACCGCGTGGTCGCGATCCTCTGCATCGTCGGGTTCTCGAGCATGGCCGTGGTCATCGCCATCCAGGTGGTGGCGCGCTACGCCTTCAACAGCCCGACGATCTGGTCCGAGGAACTCGCGATCAGCCTCTTCGTGTGGTCGACCATGCTCGCGATCCCGCTCGGCCTCCGCCGCGGCGAGCACCTCACCCTCGACGTGCTCGGCAAGTACCTCCCGGCGAAGACCACCCGCTGGGTCGCCCTCATCACGGCGCTCACGACCGGCGCCGTCATGCTCTTCCTCGGCTACCTCACGCTCAGCCTCCTCGGCCCCGCCGACCGCCAGCTGCTCGCCGGCATCGCCGGGGGTCTCGGCATCCAGGCGAAGGTGTCGTGGGTCTACCTCGCCGTCCCCGTGGGCGGTGTGCTCTCGGCGGTCTTCGCCACCGAACGGGCCATCCAGTTCTTCCGTGGGCGCCTCGATGCGCTCGTGGTCGACGCTGACCAGGCCGTCATCGACGAGCTCGACGCCGAACTCGGCGACACCGGCTCGGCCTCCACCACGTCCACGAAGGAGAACTGA
- a CDS encoding TRAP transporter large permease, with protein MGYALGIGFAVLLILGLPIGIALALSSMIGLELFSSVPLEIAAQRMIAGVRSFPLLAIPLYVLAGSLMNASGITQRLIDFARVLVGPIRGGLGHVTVLTTAIFGGISGSQVADTSSVGRIMIPQMVERGYAPRYAVSLMATAGAMFVTIPPSINLIVYGVLAQASISDLFFYGLIIGLAFVATLLIVGYVVAVVKKQPAERRATWPEAGTALRRALWSLLLPVVIIGGIRLGIFTPTEGGAVAVILAVFIGFAIHREMNMRKFMKALLESSILVGVIMLVIAAAQIYSWALVSGQIPQQISTWLLGLTDNPLIILLLINILILVIGTVMEGNAALIVFVPLLLPVATAVGIDPVHLGLIMVVNLGIGLLTPPVGLCLLVSCKIGKITVSQAIPAMLPWFGLCLMFLFGVTYLPIIFGWF; from the coding sequence GTGGGATACGCACTCGGCATCGGCTTCGCCGTTCTCCTCATCCTCGGGCTCCCCATCGGCATTGCGCTCGCGCTCAGCTCGATGATCGGCCTCGAGCTCTTCTCGTCCGTGCCGCTGGAGATCGCGGCGCAGCGCATGATCGCGGGTGTGCGCAGCTTCCCGCTGCTCGCGATCCCGCTCTACGTGCTCGCCGGATCGCTCATGAACGCGAGCGGCATCACGCAGCGTCTCATCGACTTCGCTCGCGTGCTCGTCGGCCCCATCCGCGGCGGCCTCGGCCACGTCACCGTGCTCACGACCGCGATCTTCGGCGGCATCTCAGGCTCGCAGGTGGCCGACACCTCGAGCGTCGGGCGCATCATGATCCCGCAGATGGTCGAGCGCGGCTACGCCCCCCGCTACGCGGTCTCGCTCATGGCGACCGCCGGTGCGATGTTCGTCACGATCCCGCCGTCGATCAACCTCATCGTCTACGGCGTGCTCGCCCAGGCATCCATCTCCGACCTGTTCTTCTACGGTCTCATCATCGGTCTCGCCTTCGTGGCGACGCTCCTGATCGTCGGCTATGTCGTGGCCGTCGTGAAGAAGCAGCCCGCCGAGCGTCGCGCCACGTGGCCCGAGGCGGGGACGGCGCTGCGCCGGGCGCTCTGGTCGCTGCTGCTGCCCGTCGTCATCATCGGCGGCATCCGCCTCGGCATCTTCACGCCGACCGAGGGTGGTGCGGTCGCGGTGATCCTCGCCGTCTTCATCGGATTCGCGATCCACCGCGAGATGAACATGCGCAAGTTCATGAAGGCGCTGCTCGAGTCGTCGATCCTGGTGGGCGTCATCATGCTCGTCATCGCCGCCGCGCAGATCTACTCGTGGGCGCTCGTCTCCGGCCAGATCCCGCAGCAGATCTCGACGTGGCTGCTCGGCCTCACCGACAACCCGCTCATCATCCTGCTGCTCATCAACATCCTGATCCTCGTGATCGGAACCGTGATGGAGGGCAACGCCGCGCTCATCGTGTTCGTGCCGCTGCTGCTGCCCGTCGCGACCGCGGTCGGCATCGACCCGGTGCACCTCGGCCTCATCATGGTCGTGAACCTCGGCATCGGACTGCTCACGCCGCCCGTGGGGCTGTGTCTGCTCGTCTCGTGCAAGATCGGCAAGATCACCGTGTCCCAGGCGATCCCCGCGATGCTGCCGTGGTTCGGCCTGTGCCTCATGTTCCTGTTCGGAGTGACCTACCTGCCGATCATCTTCGGCTGGTTCTAG
- a CDS encoding SGNH/GDSL hydrolase family protein: MSRIRYVAIGDSFSEGVGDELPDGTVRGWADLTALGWSTALGEPIEYANLAIRGRLIRPIIEQQLEPALALKPTHLSFAGGGNDIMRPRADVPAIIDLFEHVLRRCDEEGVQMILLSGADPTAQLPMGGLMKRRGDEMARLVDERLAKRPDVIRVYNWFDGELATPPFWAADRLHMNTRGHHRVAARVLESLGADAPAEWWRLDRIPEQERLRGMRYYREHVAPWVRRRLTRTSSGDGREPKFGGTWASIQPAS, from the coding sequence GTGAGCCGCATTCGCTACGTCGCCATCGGGGACTCCTTCTCGGAGGGAGTCGGAGATGAACTCCCCGACGGAACCGTGCGCGGCTGGGCGGATCTGACGGCACTCGGATGGTCGACGGCGCTCGGTGAGCCCATCGAGTACGCGAATCTCGCGATCCGCGGGCGTCTCATCCGCCCGATCATCGAGCAGCAGCTCGAGCCGGCTCTCGCGCTGAAGCCCACGCACCTGTCCTTCGCCGGGGGCGGGAACGACATCATGCGTCCGCGCGCCGACGTGCCCGCCATCATCGACCTGTTCGAGCACGTGCTGCGTCGCTGCGACGAGGAGGGTGTGCAGATGATCCTGCTCTCCGGTGCCGACCCGACTGCTCAGCTTCCGATGGGTGGCCTCATGAAGCGCCGCGGAGACGAGATGGCTCGGCTGGTCGACGAGCGCCTCGCGAAGCGCCCAGATGTGATCCGCGTCTACAACTGGTTCGACGGGGAGCTCGCAACGCCGCCGTTCTGGGCGGCCGACCGCCTGCACATGAACACGCGGGGCCATCACCGCGTCGCCGCACGAGTGCTCGAATCGCTCGGGGCCGACGCGCCCGCCGAATGGTGGCGGCTCGATCGCATCCCCGAGCAGGAGCGCCTGCGCGGGATGCGCTACTACCGCGAGCACGTGGCGCCGTGGGTGCGGCGACGCCTCACGCGCACCTCCTCGGGTGACGGTCGTGAGCCGAAGTTCGGCGGCACCTGGGCGAGTATTCAGCCCGCGTCCTGA
- a CDS encoding SDR family oxidoreductase, with protein MPIALVTGAARANSIAAGIVPRLRADGWIVVTSDLHEGDIPCDLSRPDEPERLVREAAALHGPIDALILSHAHDITTGILDTTAESFDLHVAVNARAALLLIAAFVRQAPESGGAVVALTSDHTTGNLPYGASKGALDRIVISAARELGPRGISANVLNPGPIDTGWMDDAVRESLTPMHPLGRLGTPADIAALVAFLVSPEGRWVSGQLLQADGGFSARF; from the coding sequence ATGCCCATCGCCCTCGTCACCGGAGCCGCCCGCGCGAACAGCATCGCCGCCGGGATCGTGCCGCGTCTGCGCGCGGACGGCTGGATCGTCGTCACGTCCGACCTGCATGAGGGTGACATCCCGTGCGACCTGTCCCGGCCGGATGAGCCCGAGCGGCTCGTCCGCGAGGCGGCGGCGCTGCACGGCCCGATCGATGCGCTCATCCTGAGCCACGCGCACGACATCACGACGGGGATCCTCGATACCACCGCCGAGAGCTTCGACCTGCACGTCGCGGTGAACGCCCGGGCGGCGCTGCTGCTCATCGCCGCGTTCGTGCGGCAGGCGCCCGAGAGCGGGGGAGCGGTCGTCGCGCTCACGAGCGACCACACGACCGGCAACCTGCCGTACGGTGCGTCGAAGGGCGCCCTCGACCGCATCGTCATCTCGGCCGCGCGCGAGCTCGGCCCGCGGGGGATCTCGGCGAACGTGCTCAACCCGGGGCCCATCGACACGGGCTGGATGGACGACGCGGTGCGCGAGAGTCTCACCCCGATGCATCCGCTCGGTCGGCTCGGGACCCCCGCCGACATCGCGGCGCTCGTGGCGTTCCTCGTCTCGCCGGAGGGCCGGTGGGTGAGCGGGCAGCTGCTTCAGGCCGATGGCGGTTTCTCGGCCAGGTTCTAG
- a CDS encoding heme ABC transporter ATP-binding protein yields the protein MIALRAEGVTVELGGRRVVDDVDLDIEAGAVLALVGPNGAGKSTLLGILSGERAPSAGRVLIGDRPIRDVDSLELARMRAVLTQDNAVSFPFLVGQVVEMGRSPWNRTANRQEDTAVIADALERTDVTHLLGRRFTQLSGGERARVSLARVLAQDTDVVLLDEPTAALDLRHQEDVLRIARDLASYGRTVIVVLHDLSLAGAYADRIALLQNGRLRAVGTPVEVLTEELVSEVYGVEVEVIMRGGRPLVIPRRS from the coding sequence ATGATCGCGCTGCGGGCCGAGGGCGTCACCGTCGAGCTCGGCGGGCGCCGGGTCGTCGACGATGTCGACCTCGACATCGAGGCGGGTGCCGTGCTCGCGCTCGTCGGGCCGAACGGCGCCGGCAAGTCGACCCTGCTGGGCATCCTCTCGGGGGAGCGCGCGCCGAGCGCCGGACGCGTGCTCATCGGGGATCGCCCCATCCGCGATGTCGACTCGCTCGAACTCGCCCGGATGCGCGCGGTGCTCACCCAGGACAACGCCGTGAGCTTCCCGTTCCTCGTCGGCCAGGTGGTGGAGATGGGTCGCAGCCCTTGGAACCGCACCGCGAACCGCCAAGAGGACACCGCGGTGATCGCCGATGCGCTCGAGCGCACCGACGTGACGCACCTGCTCGGCCGACGCTTCACGCAGCTCTCCGGCGGTGAGCGCGCTCGCGTCTCGCTCGCGCGCGTGCTCGCGCAGGACACCGATGTGGTGCTGCTGGACGAGCCCACCGCGGCCCTCGACCTGCGCCACCAGGAGGACGTGCTGCGCATCGCGCGCGATCTCGCCTCATACGGTCGCACGGTGATCGTCGTGCTGCACGACCTCTCACTCGCGGGCGCCTACGCCGACCGCATCGCCCTGCTGCAGAACGGCCGCCTGCGGGCTGTCGGGACGCCCGTCGAGGTTCTCACCGAGGAGCTCGTCTCGGAGGTCTACGGGGTCGAGGTCGAGGTGATCATGCGCGGCGGCCGTCCGCTCGTCATCCCCCGCCGCAGCTGA
- a CDS encoding iron ABC transporter permease, which yields MGEPSPVNTAHLGRRRTIVGISIAVLLVVSILVSAVVGQFSVSITEVLGSLLRAIGIDNAWAPTDPTAEAALWVIRFPRIVMAMAVGAALAVAGAVMQAVFGNPLAEPGVVGVSSGAALGAALAIVLGLTAYGDWGIAILAFAGGLGATLLVYGVSRANGRTEVVTLLLTGIAVNAFGGAGLAFLLFVAGSASREQIVFWQLGTLSGSMWHETVIVVVIAVLGTVIALFLSRQYDILSLGERNARHLGIDVESLRLWSVVLVALLTGIGVAFVGIISFVGLVIPHLVRMLLGPSHRALILASAFGGALLMVLADLLARTIVPAAELPIGLLTSLVGGPFFFALLWRQRKASGGWA from the coding sequence ATGGGTGAACCGAGTCCCGTGAACACCGCCCATCTCGGTCGGCGACGCACCATCGTCGGCATCAGCATCGCCGTGCTGCTCGTCGTCTCCATCCTCGTGTCAGCGGTCGTCGGCCAGTTCTCGGTGAGCATCACCGAGGTTCTCGGGTCGCTCCTGCGCGCCATCGGCATCGACAACGCCTGGGCGCCGACCGATCCGACCGCCGAGGCCGCGCTCTGGGTCATCCGCTTCCCGCGCATCGTCATGGCCATGGCGGTGGGTGCCGCGCTCGCCGTGGCCGGTGCGGTCATGCAGGCGGTCTTCGGCAACCCGCTCGCGGAGCCGGGCGTCGTCGGCGTCTCCTCGGGTGCCGCGCTCGGCGCTGCGCTCGCGATCGTGCTCGGCCTCACCGCATACGGCGACTGGGGCATCGCGATCCTCGCCTTCGCGGGCGGTCTCGGGGCCACGCTCCTCGTCTACGGGGTCTCGCGCGCCAACGGCCGCACCGAGGTCGTCACCTTGCTGCTCACCGGCATCGCCGTGAACGCCTTCGGCGGCGCAGGGCTCGCCTTCCTGCTGTTCGTCGCGGGATCCGCGAGCCGCGAGCAGATCGTGTTCTGGCAGCTCGGAACCCTCTCGGGCTCGATGTGGCACGAGACCGTCATCGTCGTGGTCATCGCGGTGCTCGGCACGGTGATCGCGCTGTTCCTCTCGCGCCAGTACGACATCCTGTCGCTCGGCGAGCGGAACGCCCGTCACCTCGGCATCGACGTCGAGAGCCTGCGCCTCTGGTCCGTCGTGCTCGTGGCGCTGCTCACCGGCATCGGCGTCGCGTTCGTCGGCATCATCTCGTTCGTGGGTCTCGTCATCCCGCACCTCGTGCGCATGCTCCTCGGCCCGTCGCACCGTGCGCTCATCCTCGCGAGCGCCTTCGGCGGCGCGCTGCTCATGGTGCTCGCCGACCTGCTGGCACGCACGATCGTGCCCGCCGCGGAGCTGCCGATCGGCCTGCTCACCTCGCTCGTCGGAGGCCCGTTCTTCTTCGCGCTGCTGTGGCGCCAGCGCAAGGCCTCGGGAGGCTGGGCATGA
- a CDS encoding biotin/lipoate A/B protein ligase family protein, with protein sequence MHGEYKVPGGKLVVVDLEIVDDRLADVRLSGDFFLEPDDALPLIDQALTGLPASADGRTIAAAVTAALPADAVLFGFSADAIATVVRRAVGRATDWDDYEWELVHPGPLAPVMHLALDQVLAEEVAAGRRKPTLRIWEWNEPAVVIGSFQSVKNEVDAENAERYGIPVVRRISGGGAMFMEAGSIITYSLYVPADLVTGMTFAESYAYLDDWVLQALRSLGIDATYQGLNDIASPTGKIGGAAQKRLADGAVLHHVTMSYDIDAAKMVEVLRIGREKLSDKGTKSAEKRVDPLRSQTGLPREEIITRMVDTFRTLHGLTPGDITADEYAKAEALVAEKFGTEEWVNRVP encoded by the coding sequence GTGCATGGCGAGTACAAGGTCCCGGGGGGCAAGCTCGTGGTCGTCGACCTCGAGATCGTCGACGACCGTCTCGCCGACGTGCGCCTCTCCGGCGACTTCTTCCTCGAACCGGATGACGCCCTCCCGCTGATCGATCAGGCCCTCACCGGCCTCCCCGCCTCCGCTGACGGCCGCACGATCGCCGCTGCCGTCACCGCGGCGCTTCCCGCGGATGCTGTGCTGTTCGGGTTCTCGGCGGATGCGATCGCCACCGTCGTGCGACGCGCCGTCGGCCGCGCCACCGACTGGGACGACTACGAGTGGGAGCTCGTGCACCCGGGGCCCCTGGCCCCCGTCATGCACCTCGCACTCGACCAGGTGCTGGCCGAGGAGGTCGCCGCCGGTCGCCGTAAGCCCACCCTGCGCATCTGGGAGTGGAACGAGCCCGCCGTCGTCATCGGCAGCTTCCAGTCGGTGAAGAACGAGGTCGACGCCGAGAACGCCGAGCGCTACGGCATCCCCGTGGTGCGGCGCATCTCGGGCGGCGGCGCGATGTTCATGGAAGCCGGATCGATCATCACGTACTCGCTGTACGTGCCCGCCGACCTCGTCACCGGCATGACGTTCGCCGAGAGCTACGCCTACCTCGACGACTGGGTGCTGCAGGCGCTGCGCAGCCTCGGCATCGACGCCACCTACCAGGGCCTCAACGACATCGCGAGCCCCACCGGCAAGATCGGCGGCGCCGCGCAGAAGCGGCTCGCCGACGGAGCGGTGCTGCACCACGTCACCATGTCGTACGACATCGACGCCGCCAAGATGGTCGAAGTGCTGCGCATCGGGCGCGAGAAGCTCAGCGACAAGGGCACCAAGTCGGCCGAGAAGCGCGTCGATCCGCTGCGCAGCCAGACGGGTCTGCCGCGCGAGGAGATCATCACCCGGATGGTCGACACCTTCCGCACACTGCACGGCCTCACGCCGGGCGACATCACCGCCGACGAATACGCCAAGGCCGAGGCGCTCGTGGCAGAGAAGTTCGGCACCGAGGAATGGGTGAACCGAGTCCCGTGA
- a CDS encoding alpha/beta hydrolase — translation MSDTTRTTHTFVDADGVTIHYYVWKASSPRAVVQLLHGVGEYAMRYELFASTLASAGYTVYANDHRGHGATGMEQHGGDVSKLGTLGPRGVRGAIAAVEQLTDIIRQAEAGLPLVLFGHSLGSIFAQKMVGVHASAYDGVVLSATAYRTLLHMRGGDLNAQHKHLGTTGAEWLSRDPAVAAAFVADPLTFDARVMELFGIVDSLRLLGTPRRLDADIPMLIMVGDDDSLGGRKSVELLAKAYRERGGLTDVTLTIYPGGRHEMLNETNQAEVRADIIAWLDAHFGGS, via the coding sequence ATGAGCGACACCACCCGCACAACCCACACCTTCGTCGATGCCGACGGCGTCACCATCCACTACTACGTGTGGAAGGCGTCATCGCCGCGCGCGGTCGTGCAGCTGCTGCACGGTGTGGGGGAGTACGCGATGCGCTACGAGCTCTTCGCGAGCACGCTCGCCTCCGCCGGCTACACCGTCTACGCCAACGATCACCGCGGCCATGGGGCCACGGGGATGGAGCAGCACGGCGGCGACGTCTCGAAGCTCGGCACGCTCGGCCCGCGGGGGGTGCGCGGCGCGATCGCGGCCGTCGAGCAGCTGACCGACATCATCCGTCAGGCCGAGGCGGGGCTGCCGCTCGTGCTGTTCGGGCACAGCCTTGGCTCGATCTTCGCGCAGAAGATGGTCGGCGTGCACGCGTCGGCGTACGACGGCGTCGTGCTCTCGGCGACCGCCTACCGCACGCTGCTGCACATGCGCGGCGGCGACCTCAACGCCCAGCACAAGCACCTCGGAACGACGGGAGCCGAGTGGCTGAGTCGTGACCCCGCGGTCGCCGCGGCGTTCGTCGCCGACCCGCTCACCTTCGATGCGCGCGTCATGGAGCTGTTCGGCATCGTCGACTCGCTGCGGCTGCTCGGAACGCCCCGGCGCCTCGACGCCGACATCCCGATGCTCATCATGGTCGGCGATGACGATTCGCTCGGCGGCCGCAAGTCGGTCGAGCTGCTCGCGAAGGCGTACCGCGAACGCGGCGGGCTCACGGATGTGACGCTCACGATCTACCCCGGCGGCCGCCACGAGATGCTCAACGAGACCAATCAGGCGGAGGTGCGCGCCGACATCATCGCGTGGCTCGACGCGCACTTCGGCGGCAGCTGA
- a CDS encoding MFS transporter: protein MSSTFRSFASRNYRIWFAGALVSNVGTWMQRIAQDWLVLAELTDNDATAVGVVMALQFGPQLLLLPLTGWVADRFDRRAVLAVTQTASLLLGLGLGLLVLFGVAELWMVFAFALGLGISASFDAPVRQAFVGELVPDRLLANAVALNSASFNVARLIGPAVAGVLVAAIGSGWVFVINAVSFIPVLISIWALRPAEFTTYTKKAQGPGQLRAGFTYVKRRPDVLLVFAMIFLVGTFGFNFAIFTSTMAAVEFGEGPEEFGVLSSVLAIGSVTGALLAARRERPRLRTVTLAAAGFGISTVAAALAPSLLTFAFVLIFVGFSSIQMMNTANAYVQTTTAPSMRGRVMALYLAIFVGGTPVGAPLVGAVADAWGPRWALGVAALSGLLAAAIAAIFFLRTREIRLRWDRTRRWPITAVSAVDVDRDTATQEIAIVEAETQR, encoded by the coding sequence ATGAGTTCCACGTTCCGGTCGTTCGCGAGCCGGAACTACCGCATCTGGTTCGCGGGCGCGCTCGTCTCCAACGTCGGCACCTGGATGCAGCGCATCGCTCAGGACTGGCTGGTGCTCGCCGAGCTCACCGACAACGACGCCACGGCCGTCGGCGTCGTGATGGCCCTGCAGTTCGGCCCGCAGCTGCTGCTGCTGCCGCTCACCGGCTGGGTCGCCGACCGCTTCGACCGCCGCGCGGTGCTCGCGGTCACCCAGACGGCGAGCCTGCTCCTCGGGCTCGGCCTCGGTCTGCTGGTGCTGTTCGGGGTTGCGGAGCTGTGGATGGTGTTCGCCTTCGCGCTCGGGCTCGGCATCTCGGCGTCGTTCGACGCCCCGGTGCGCCAGGCGTTCGTCGGCGAGCTCGTGCCCGACCGCCTGCTCGCGAACGCGGTCGCCCTCAACTCGGCGTCGTTCAACGTCGCCCGCCTGATCGGCCCGGCCGTCGCGGGTGTGCTCGTCGCCGCCATCGGGTCCGGCTGGGTGTTCGTGATCAACGCCGTGAGCTTCATCCCGGTGCTCATCTCGATCTGGGCGCTGCGGCCCGCCGAGTTCACGACCTACACGAAGAAGGCGCAGGGCCCCGGCCAGCTGCGCGCGGGCTTCACCTATGTGAAGCGGCGACCGGATGTTCTGCTCGTCTTCGCGATGATCTTCCTGGTCGGCACGTTCGGCTTCAACTTCGCGATCTTCACCTCGACGATGGCGGCGGTCGAGTTCGGTGAAGGGCCCGAGGAGTTCGGGGTGCTCTCATCGGTGCTCGCGATCGGATCCGTGACGGGAGCCCTGCTCGCCGCGCGCCGCGAGCGTCCGCGCCTGCGCACCGTCACCCTCGCCGCCGCCGGCTTCGGCATCTCCACGGTCGCCGCGGCGCTCGCGCCCAGCCTGCTGACCTTCGCGTTCGTCCTGATCTTCGTGGGCTTCTCGAGCATCCAGATGATGAACACCGCGAACGCCTACGTGCAGACCACGACCGCCCCCTCGATGCGCGGCCGCGTGATGGCTCTGTATCTGGCGATCTTCGTCGGCGGCACCCCTGTCGGCGCACCCCTCGTGGGCGCCGTGGCAGATGCGTGGGGCCCGCGCTGGGCGCTCGGGGTCGCCGCGCTCTCGGGGCTGCTCGCGGCGGCGATCGCGGCGATCTTCTTCCTGCGCACCCGCGAGATCCGTCTGCGCTGGGATCGCACCCGCCGCTGGCCGATCACCGCCGTCTCCGCCGTCGACGTCGATCGCGACACGGCGACCCAGGAGATCGCGATCGTCGAGGCCGAGACGCAGCGCTGA
- a CDS encoding SGNH/GDSL hydrolase family protein: MRLPRSAFEGVVDVVETPDGGVRPLRLTADQLPLAPEPLALIGTFTSGVRLRLLTAASRIELAVDVERLVMAHLGAPANEAEFLAEIDGRVAARARPARTSLVRERHGGPWDVEHAPTETIVLEVPNSGREREVTIWFPTDAGVTVRDVRADATIAPAGPAPGRHWVHHGSSISQGGDAADARRTWPAQVGRTLGIRWTNLGFGGNAQLDPMTAHSIASTDADVITLELGINVVGADAMRQRAFGSAAHAFLDLIRDRHPETPIVVMGAFACPVVESAQGPIRAGADGRAVGRGSAEDTGLTLERSRDILADVVARRADPHLHVIDGRDLLGPADVHHLHDGLHPDQGGLDLIASRFVVAVRDPSSPLARAFDS, translated from the coding sequence ATGAGGCTGCCGCGGTCGGCGTTCGAGGGCGTCGTGGATGTCGTCGAGACTCCCGACGGTGGTGTGCGCCCGCTGCGCCTGACCGCGGATCAGCTGCCGCTCGCCCCCGAGCCGCTCGCCCTCATCGGCACGTTCACCTCGGGTGTGCGGCTGCGGCTGCTCACCGCGGCGTCGCGGATCGAGCTCGCTGTCGACGTCGAGCGGCTCGTGATGGCGCATCTCGGCGCGCCCGCGAATGAGGCCGAGTTCCTCGCCGAGATCGACGGGAGAGTCGCGGCGCGTGCGCGCCCTGCTCGAACGTCGCTCGTCCGAGAGCGGCATGGCGGGCCGTGGGACGTCGAGCACGCACCGACGGAGACGATCGTGCTCGAGGTCCCGAATTCGGGCCGCGAGCGCGAGGTCACGATCTGGTTCCCGACCGATGCCGGGGTCACAGTGCGCGACGTGCGCGCTGACGCGACGATCGCACCGGCAGGGCCGGCTCCCGGCAGGCATTGGGTGCACCACGGCAGTTCGATCAGCCAGGGAGGTGACGCGGCCGACGCCCGTCGCACCTGGCCCGCGCAGGTCGGTCGCACCCTCGGCATTCGGTGGACGAATCTGGGGTTCGGCGGCAACGCCCAGCTGGATCCGATGACAGCGCACTCGATCGCCTCGACGGACGCCGACGTCATCACGCTCGAGCTCGGCATCAATGTCGTCGGTGCGGATGCCATGCGCCAGCGCGCCTTCGGCTCGGCGGCCCACGCATTCCTCGACCTCATCCGGGACCGCCATCCAGAGACTCCCATCGTGGTGATGGGCGCCTTCGCCTGCCCGGTGGTGGAATCTGCTCAGGGCCCGATCCGCGCAGGAGCCGACGGGCGGGCGGTGGGTCGCGGCTCCGCGGAGGACACCGGACTGACGCTCGAGCGTTCGCGCGACATCCTCGCGGACGTGGTGGCACGTCGCGCGGATCCTCACCTGCACGTCATCGACGGACGCGACCTGCTCGGCCCCGCGGATGTGCATCACCTCCACGATGGGCTCCACCCCGATCAGGGCGGACTCGACCTCATCGCGTCCCGCTTCGTGGTCGCGGTGCGCGATCCATCGTCGCCGCTCGCGCGCGCGTTCGACAGCTAG